The following coding sequences lie in one Candidatus Annandia adelgestsuga genomic window:
- a CDS encoding DNA gyrase subunit B, producing MYKKYDSSNIKILKGLDAVRKRPGMYIGDTDNGTGLHHMIFEVLDNSIDESLAGYCNKIVITIYKDNSISIYDNGRGIPVDIHKEEGISAVEVIMTILHAGAKFDNNSYKISGGLHGVGISVVNALSEKLELIIYNKNKMYKQIYYNGIPKTSLIFINKTLKNGTYIRFWPNKIIFNKNFIFENNIIKKRLLELSFLNSNIKLIFYNKKKKIKKIYYDNEGIEGFIKYLNKNNNIINKKIFYFCSKKNDISIEIAMQWNDNFKEKIYCFTNNIFQIYGGSHLSGFRSSITRNLNIYIKKEKINKKKKINIIGDDIREGLVSIISVKLSNPKFSSQTKEKLISSEVRHVIESQINEYFMEYLLENPNDSKNIIYKIIETAKIRETTKKIKELSKKKNDLNIMGLPLKLSDCQEKNPSLSEIYLVEGDSAGGSAKQGRNRQNQAILPLKGKILNVEKVNFEKILNSEEILTIINSLGCGIGKNNYNIKKLRYNRIIIMTDADVDGLHIRTLLLTFFYRQIPEIIKLGYVYIAQPPLYKIKKGKKIKYIQNNKSMYDYIFSISLNNITLKIINKNGSIYNIENNELKELIVNYNKLYYIIDNLKHLFSKKILIYLIQQSNLSNLKKLDDVKKWVLNFKKFLNIKNKKKFKLSIKKNIHLNVFEPILCIIKNNKFNKYYKFDYKFLLSKNYLKMCILNNKIKKIKNNVAIIIKIKKQKKIFYKMKNVIQFILKKSLNNISIQRYKGLGEMNPKQLWDTTMNPNKRKMLKINIKNAISADKLFKKLMGDSVKKRKNFIKKNYFLASNIDI from the coding sequence TTGTATAAAAAATATGATTCTTCTAATATTAAAATATTGAAAGGTTTAGATGCGGTTAGAAAAAGACCAGGTATGTATATAGGAGATACTGATAATGGTACTGGTTTACATCATATGATTTTTGAAGTATTAGATAATTCTATAGATGAATCCTTAGCTGGTTATTGCAATAAAATTGTAATAACAATTTATAAAGATAATTCAATATCTATATATGATAATGGTCGTGGTATTCCTGTTGATATTCATAAAGAAGAAGGGATTTCAGCTGTAGAAGTTATTATGACAATTTTACATGCTGGAGCAAAGTTTGATAATAATTCTTATAAAATTTCTGGAGGATTGCATGGTGTAGGTATTTCTGTAGTAAATGCATTATCTGAAAAATTAGAATTAATTATTTATAATAAAAATAAAATGTATAAACAAATATATTATAATGGAATTCCTAAAACATCATTAATTTTTATTAATAAAACTTTAAAAAATGGTACTTATATAAGATTTTGGCCAAATAAAATAATATTTAATAAAAATTTTATATTTGAAAATAATATTATAAAAAAACGTTTATTAGAATTATCTTTTTTGAATAGTAATATTAAATTAATATTTTATAATAAAAAAAAAAAAATAAAAAAAATTTATTATGATAATGAAGGTATTGAAGGGTTTATTAAATATTTAAATAAAAATAATAATATAATAAATAAAAAAATATTTTATTTTTGTTCTAAAAAAAATGATATTTCAATAGAAATTGCTATGCAATGGAATGATAATTTTAAAGAAAAAATATATTGTTTTACTAATAATATTTTTCAAATTTATGGTGGTTCACATTTATCAGGTTTTAGATCTTCTATTACAAGAAATTTAAATATTTATATTAAAAAAGAAAAAATAAATAAAAAAAAAAAAATAAATATAATAGGAGATGATATTCGTGAAGGTTTAGTATCAATAATTTCAGTAAAATTATCAAATCCAAAATTTTCCTCACAAACAAAAGAAAAATTGATATCTTCTGAAGTAAGACATGTAATTGAATCACAAATAAATGAATATTTTATGGAATATTTATTAGAAAACCCTAATGATTCTAAAAATATTATTTATAAAATAATAGAAACTGCAAAAATAAGAGAAACAACAAAAAAAATAAAAGAATTATCAAAAAAAAAAAATGATTTAAATATAATGGGGTTACCTTTAAAATTATCTGATTGTCAAGAAAAAAATCCATCTTTATCAGAAATATATTTAGTTGAAGGTGATTCTGCTGGTGGTTCTGCAAAACAAGGAAGAAATAGACAAAATCAAGCAATTTTACCGTTAAAAGGAAAAATTTTAAATGTAGAAAAAGTTAATTTTGAAAAAATATTAAATTCAGAAGAAATATTAACAATAATAAATTCATTAGGGTGTGGTATTGGAAAAAATAATTATAATATAAAAAAGTTAAGATATAATCGTATTATAATTATGACTGATGCCGATGTAGACGGATTACATATAAGAACTTTATTATTAACTTTTTTTTATCGTCAAATTCCAGAAATAATAAAATTAGGATATGTATATATAGCACAACCACCATTGTATAAAATTAAAAAAGGAAAAAAAATAAAATATATTCAAAACAATAAATCTATGTATGATTATATATTTTCTATTTCATTAAATAATATAACTCTTAAAATTATAAATAAAAATGGTAGTATTTATAATATAGAAAACAATGAATTAAAAGAATTAATTGTTAATTATAATAAATTATATTATATTATTGATAATTTAAAACATTTATTTTCTAAAAAAATATTAATATATTTAATACAACAATCAAATTTAAGTAATTTAAAAAAATTAGATGATGTTAAAAAATGGGTTTTAAATTTTAAAAAATTTTTAAATATTAAAAATAAAAAAAAATTTAAATTAAGTATAAAAAAAAATATACATTTAAATGTATTTGAACCAATATTATGTATAATAAAAAATAATAAATTTAATAAATATTATAAATTTGATTATAAATTTTTATTAAGTAAAAATTATTTAAAAATGTGTATTTTAAATAATAAAATAAAAAAAATTAAAAATAATGTAGCAATTATTATTAAAATTAAAAAACAAAAAAAAATATTTTATAAAATGAAAAATGTTATACAATTTATTTTAAAAAAATCTTTAAATAATATTTCTATACAAAGATATAAAGGGTTAGGAGAAATGAATCCTAAACAATTATGGGATACTACTATGAATCCTAATAAAAGAAAAATGTTAAAAATAAATATTAAAAATGCTATATCCGCTGATAAATTATTTAAAAAATTAATGGGTGATTCAGTAAAAAAAAGAAAAAATTTCATAAAAAAAAATTATTTTTTAGCATCTAATATTGATATTTAA